The proteins below come from a single Desulfomicrobium escambiense DSM 10707 genomic window:
- a CDS encoding ABC transporter ATP-binding protein yields MQPDLVVSRLVKDFGTFRAVDDVSFPVPKGSFFSILGPSGCGKTTLLRMIAGFEEQTDGTIEISGRDMRGVTPDKRPVNLVFQHLALFPMMDVAENIAFGLRRRKVPTAEIRRRTEEILERVDLPGYGAKRINQLSGGQKQRVAIARCLVLEPRLLLLDEPLGALDLKLREQMKVELKKLQAKIGTTFIYITHDQSEALVMSDTVAVMNRGRFEQVGTPQELYGDPHTPFVAGFVGDSNRWEGEVVEMDGETVLVRTDEDLVFRARRKADAGKGPATLFLRPEAMVIEPADASGLNTFPVTVRAILFDGANSRLLTATPSGHELLVALPQNRAFDHIRPGADITLGWHPQSGIAFGRGEGRP; encoded by the coding sequence ATGCAACCCGATCTGGTCGTTTCCCGTCTGGTCAAGGATTTCGGAACGTTTCGGGCCGTGGACGACGTCTCGTTCCCGGTGCCCAAGGGTTCCTTCTTCTCCATCCTCGGCCCCTCGGGCTGCGGCAAGACCACGCTCCTGCGCATGATCGCGGGTTTCGAGGAACAGACGGACGGGACCATCGAGATCAGCGGCCGGGACATGCGCGGGGTCACGCCCGACAAGCGGCCCGTCAATCTGGTCTTTCAGCATCTGGCGCTCTTCCCGATGATGGACGTGGCCGAGAACATCGCCTTCGGCCTGCGGCGCCGCAAGGTGCCCACGGCTGAGATCCGCAGGCGCACGGAGGAGATTCTTGAGCGGGTCGACCTGCCCGGCTACGGCGCCAAGCGCATCAACCAGCTTTCCGGCGGCCAGAAGCAGCGCGTGGCCATCGCCCGCTGCCTGGTCCTCGAACCCAGGCTCCTGCTCCTGGACGAGCCCCTGGGAGCTTTGGACCTGAAGCTCCGCGAACAGATGAAGGTCGAGCTCAAGAAGCTGCAGGCCAAGATCGGCACGACCTTCATCTACATCACCCACGACCAGTCCGAGGCCCTGGTCATGTCCGACACCGTGGCGGTCATGAACCGGGGGCGCTTCGAGCAGGTCGGCACCCCGCAGGAACTGTACGGCGACCCGCACACCCCCTTCGTGGCCGGGTTTGTTGGCGACAGCAACCGCTGGGAGGGCGAGGTGGTGGAGATGGACGGCGAGACGGTCCTGGTCCGCACGGACGAGGACCTGGTCTTCCGGGCCCGGCGCAAGGCCGACGCCGGCAAGGGCCCGGCCACGCTCTTCCTGCGGCCCGAGGCCATGGTCATCGAGCCCGCCGACGCCTCTGGCCTCAACACCTTTCCGGTCACGGTCAGGGCCATCCTCTTCGACGGCGCCAACAGCCGGCTGCTGACGGCCACGCCGTCGGGCCACGAACTCCTGGTGGCCCTGCCCCAGAACCGCGCCTTCGACCACATCCGGCCCGGCGCGGATATCACCCTGGGCTGGCACCCGCAGTCCGGCATCGCCTTCGGACGCGGGGAGGGCAGGCCATGA
- the pyrC gene encoding dihydroorotase has product MLTLHSPLDMHVHLRQGDMLSLVAPHTARSFAAAVVMPNLTPPVTTMAQVREYRQAILQAAGRPFTPLMTLFFREYSRAELEEARPHVIGVKLYPAGMTTNSEAGLADMDRAAPTLEIMEDLGLPLLIHGEGCGFVMDREAEFLPVVERWARAFPKLRIVLEHVTTVDGVALLDRCDNVFATVTLHHLLMTLDDVIGGLMRPHLFCKPVAKRPEDRAALREAALNHPKAFFGSDTAPHPVSAKEAPGCAAGIFSAPVALPALTALFEELGALDRLQAFVSDRACAAYAFAPPEREVVLERRAWTVPERFGPVVPYLAGQTLNWKVVG; this is encoded by the coding sequence ATGCTGACTCTGCATTCCCCCCTCGACATGCACGTCCATCTGCGCCAGGGCGACATGCTCTCCCTCGTCGCGCCGCACACGGCCCGTTCCTTCGCGGCCGCCGTGGTCATGCCCAACCTGACGCCGCCCGTGACGACCATGGCGCAGGTGCGGGAATACCGGCAGGCCATCCTTCAAGCGGCGGGGCGGCCCTTCACGCCGCTCATGACCCTCTTTTTCCGGGAATACTCCCGCGCCGAGTTGGAGGAGGCCAGGCCGCACGTCATCGGCGTCAAGCTCTACCCGGCCGGCATGACCACCAACTCCGAGGCGGGGCTGGCCGATATGGACCGCGCCGCGCCGACCCTTGAGATCATGGAGGACCTGGGGCTCCCGCTGCTGATTCACGGCGAGGGCTGCGGCTTCGTCATGGACCGCGAGGCCGAGTTCCTGCCCGTGGTTGAACGCTGGGCGCGAGCCTTTCCGAAGCTGCGCATCGTGCTGGAGCACGTGACCACGGTCGATGGCGTCGCGCTGCTGGACCGCTGCGACAACGTTTTCGCCACCGTGACCCTGCATCATCTGCTCATGACCCTCGACGACGTCATCGGCGGGCTCATGCGGCCGCACCTCTTCTGCAAGCCAGTGGCCAAGCGCCCCGAGGACCGCGCGGCCCTGCGCGAGGCGGCGTTGAATCACCCCAAGGCCTTCTTCGGCAGCGACACGGCGCCGCATCCCGTAAGCGCCAAGGAAGCCCCGGGCTGCGCCGCCGGCATCTTCTCTGCGCCCGTGGCCCTGCCGGCCCTGACCGCGCTCTTCGAGGAACTGGGCGCTCTGGATCGGTTGCAGGCCTTTGTTTCGGACCGTGCATGCGCGGCCTACGCGTTTGCGCCGCCCGAGCGCGAGGTCGTGCTGGAGCGCCGGGCGTGGACCGTACCGGAGCGTTTCGGCCCGGTCGTGCCGTACCTGGCCGGGCAGACCTTGAACTGGAAGGTGGTGGGGTAG
- a CDS encoding extracellular solute-binding protein yields MKRLVLLMALMLAGSSVAMADTLQLLTWKGYAPKELVDKFQAETGIKVEVTYSNNEEMIAKLRATRGAGFDLAQPSQDRISSVQEEFGIYQPIDYAKIQAELFIPSMLDAVKKNTLVGGKSYAVPFCWGTSGLVVNSAQAKGATSWKALIDPQYKGRISYRLKRPVLIGLGFAMGYDPFALYADEKAYGEMLAKIEAELIKAKPLVKNYWANGDQLLESVRSGEVTVAEAWDNGGWKLHDENKDLDFVAPVEGALGWIDTFTIPAKAKNVEAAYKWINFMLKPENSGYFTSAEKTPTASKDAAPFVDKAFQANFDRSFPQAVIDNIKWYPPVPAKLEAMEGKVLDKVKAAN; encoded by the coding sequence ATGAAACGTCTTGTTCTGCTGATGGCACTGATGCTCGCCGGTTCTTCCGTGGCCATGGCCGACACCCTGCAGCTGCTGACCTGGAAGGGCTACGCGCCCAAGGAACTTGTCGACAAGTTCCAGGCCGAGACCGGCATCAAGGTCGAGGTGACGTACTCCAACAACGAGGAAATGATCGCCAAGCTGCGGGCCACGCGCGGCGCCGGCTTCGATCTGGCCCAGCCCAGCCAGGACCGCATTTCCTCGGTGCAGGAGGAGTTCGGCATCTACCAGCCCATCGACTACGCCAAGATCCAGGCCGAACTTTTCATCCCCTCCATGCTCGACGCCGTGAAGAAGAATACCCTGGTCGGCGGCAAGTCATACGCCGTGCCCTTCTGCTGGGGCACTTCCGGCCTGGTGGTCAACTCCGCCCAGGCCAAGGGCGCCACGTCCTGGAAGGCGCTCATCGACCCGCAGTACAAGGGCCGTATCAGCTACCGGCTGAAGAGGCCCGTGCTGATCGGCCTCGGCTTTGCCATGGGTTATGACCCCTTCGCCCTCTACGCCGACGAGAAGGCCTACGGCGAGATGCTCGCCAAGATCGAGGCCGAGCTGATCAAGGCCAAGCCCCTGGTCAAGAATTACTGGGCCAACGGCGACCAGTTGCTGGAATCCGTGCGCTCGGGCGAAGTGACCGTGGCCGAGGCCTGGGACAACGGCGGCTGGAAGCTGCACGACGAGAACAAGGACCTCGACTTCGTAGCCCCGGTCGAGGGCGCCCTGGGCTGGATCGACACGTTCACCATCCCGGCCAAGGCCAAGAACGTCGAGGCCGCCTACAAGTGGATCAACTTCATGCTCAAGCCCGAGAACAGCGGCTACTTCACCTCGGCCGAGAAGACCCCCACGGCCTCCAAGGACGCCGCTCCCTTCGTCGACAAGGCCTTCCAGGCCAACTTCGACCGCTCCTTCCCCCAGGCGGTCATCGACAACATCAAGTGGTACCCGCCCGTGCCCGCCAAGCTCGAAGCCATGGAAGGCAAGGTGCTGGACAAGGTCAAGGCCGCCAACTAA
- a CDS encoding tRNA dihydrouridine synthase, translating to MPSAHSMISVPLKVGTVVMPSRLALAPMAGLGHVAMREVIAGFGGYGFMVTEMCNARAVPQENRRLSPVFRWRDGEAGSLVCQIFGGEPEEMAAAARRIEAEGLLGVDINMGCSVAAICKKGYGAALLKDPQRAVAIVRAVREAVRCPVMVKFRSGWENTPDLAVDLARRFADAGADLLTFHPRVAPDRRSRPPRWEHIRAVARAVSIPVFGNGNVFCAADCARMLDDTGCAGVSIGRMAIARPWIFAELAGTFTPDEDVFLRTALAVIDAIWRHYEPTRAIKMYKKFAPYLAANFVFGHSLWPALVRGETREDMADNAVRVLGPRPQVASTPNAFLFTA from the coding sequence ATGCCGTCTGCACATTCCATGATTTCCGTGCCGCTCAAGGTCGGTACCGTCGTCATGCCCTCGCGGCTGGCCCTGGCACCCATGGCGGGGTTGGGGCATGTGGCCATGCGGGAGGTCATTGCCGGGTTCGGGGGGTACGGGTTCATGGTCACGGAGATGTGCAACGCCCGGGCCGTGCCGCAGGAGAACCGGCGGCTGTCGCCGGTTTTCCGCTGGCGGGACGGTGAGGCGGGAAGCCTTGTCTGTCAGATTTTCGGCGGCGAGCCGGAGGAGATGGCCGCGGCGGCGCGGCGCATCGAGGCCGAGGGGCTCCTGGGCGTGGACATCAACATGGGTTGTTCCGTGGCCGCCATCTGCAAGAAGGGGTACGGCGCGGCGCTGCTGAAGGACCCGCAGCGCGCCGTGGCCATCGTGCGGGCCGTGCGGGAGGCCGTGCGCTGCCCGGTCATGGTCAAGTTCCGCAGCGGCTGGGAGAACACGCCCGACCTGGCCGTGGACCTGGCCCGGCGCTTCGCGGACGCCGGCGCCGACCTGCTGACCTTCCACCCGCGCGTGGCCCCGGACCGCCGTTCCCGGCCGCCCCGCTGGGAGCACATCCGGGCCGTGGCGCGGGCCGTGTCCATCCCGGTCTTTGGCAACGGCAACGTCTTCTGCGCCGCGGACTGCGCGCGGATGCTGGACGATACGGGTTGCGCCGGGGTGTCCATCGGGCGCATGGCCATCGCCAGGCCCTGGATTTTCGCCGAACTGGCGGGTACGTTTACGCCCGACGAGGACGTCTTCCTGCGCACGGCCCTGGCCGTCATCGATGCCATCTGGCGGCACTACGAGCCGACGCGGGCCATCAAGATGTACAAGAAGTTCGCGCCGTACCTGGCCGCCAACTTCGTCTTCGGCCACAGCCTGTGGCCCGCGCTGGTGCGCGGCGAGACCCGCGAGGACATGGCGGACAACGCCGTGCGCGTGCTGGGGCCGCGGCCGCAGGTGGCCTCAACCCCCAACGCCTTCCTCTTCACGGCCTGA
- a CDS encoding ABC transporter permease produces the protein MRRGGLFWLFLTPVLVWLFLLIVLPHLDLLILSFRADGAWSLENYGTFFTEPIYWLTFVRTAAYSVITTFLTLVVSLPVAFYITKLSRPGVRGFLMVLLLLPFWVSELVRVYGWMILLRESGVLNYFLLQLGLLEKPVEMLYNDATMIMGLVYTSMLFMVVPLVSVMEGLDDSLVEAAYDLGASKTCIWRTIIIPHCKPGITSGSIVVFMLVLGNYLTPNLMGGKNSLWFTEQIYNQFIASFNWNQGAAFGFMLLVLSSLIIWLGLKITGQRLGEVAS, from the coding sequence ATGAGGCGCGGCGGCCTGTTCTGGCTCTTCCTGACGCCGGTTTTGGTGTGGCTCTTCCTGCTCATCGTCCTGCCGCACCTGGACCTCCTGATCCTTAGCTTCCGGGCTGACGGGGCCTGGAGCCTCGAAAACTACGGCACCTTTTTCACCGAGCCCATCTACTGGCTGACCTTCGTGCGCACGGCCGCCTACTCGGTCATCACCACCTTCCTGACCCTGGTCGTGTCCCTGCCCGTGGCCTTCTACATCACCAAGCTCTCGCGGCCCGGGGTGCGCGGCTTCCTCATGGTGCTGCTGCTCCTGCCGTTCTGGGTCAGCGAACTGGTGCGCGTCTACGGCTGGATGATCCTGCTGCGGGAGTCCGGGGTGCTGAATTACTTCCTGCTGCAGCTGGGCCTTCTGGAGAAGCCCGTGGAGATGCTCTACAACGACGCGACCATGATCATGGGCCTGGTGTATACCTCCATGCTCTTCATGGTCGTGCCCCTGGTCTCGGTCATGGAGGGTCTCGACGACAGCCTCGTCGAGGCGGCCTACGACCTGGGCGCGAGCAAGACCTGCATCTGGCGCACGATCATCATCCCGCACTGCAAGCCGGGCATCACCTCGGGTTCCATCGTGGTCTTCATGCTCGTGCTCGGCAACTACCTCACGCCCAACCTCATGGGAGGCAAGAACTCCCTGTGGTTCACCGAGCAGATCTACAACCAGTTCATCGCCAGTTTCAACTGGAATCAGGGCGCGGCCTTCGGCTTCATGCTCCTGGTGCTGAGTTCCCTCATCATCTGGCTGGGCCTGAAGATCACGGGCCAGCGCCTGGGCGAGGTGGCGTCATGA
- a CDS encoding ABC transporter permease produces the protein MIRSLPRSRAYDRSFVVFVVLYFVFLFAPLLVTCVLAFNDSDFPSLPWRGFTLDWFLAGGPKRVGIFEDPDNLRAIWVSFQTAVWVSISCVVVGVCAAFLFEQENFRGKNFLYFLMLAPLVIPGVILGISILLGATTAGIYFEDHWNLDIELFRPSFWLVVVGQFSFITTFVTLVVSARLRKFDRSLEEAALNLGATRLQVIWHITLRYLRTSIIGSGAVAFLMSFENFNTTLFLVGSQPTLPINLYLQVRDGSTPVINSVSFLLIVGTSLLALGNLYLDRKE, from the coding sequence ATGATCCGCTCCCTGCCCAGATCGCGGGCCTACGACCGGTCCTTCGTCGTCTTCGTGGTCCTGTATTTCGTCTTTCTCTTCGCGCCGCTGCTGGTGACCTGCGTGCTGGCCTTCAACGACTCCGACTTCCCGTCCCTGCCCTGGCGTGGCTTCACCCTGGACTGGTTTTTGGCCGGCGGGCCCAAGCGCGTCGGCATCTTCGAGGATCCGGACAACCTGCGCGCCATCTGGGTCAGCTTCCAGACGGCGGTGTGGGTCTCCATCTCCTGCGTGGTGGTGGGGGTGTGCGCCGCCTTCCTGTTCGAGCAGGAGAACTTCCGCGGGAAGAACTTCCTGTATTTCCTCATGCTCGCACCGCTGGTCATCCCCGGCGTGATCCTGGGCATTTCCATCCTGCTGGGCGCGACCACGGCGGGCATCTATTTCGAGGACCACTGGAATCTCGATATCGAACTCTTCCGGCCCAGTTTCTGGCTGGTGGTGGTCGGGCAGTTCTCCTTCATCACCACCTTCGTGACCCTGGTCGTGTCGGCCCGGCTGCGCAAGTTCGACCGCTCCCTCGAAGAGGCTGCCCTGAACCTCGGCGCCACGCGCCTGCAGGTCATCTGGCACATCACGCTGCGCTACCTGCGCACGTCCATCATCGGCTCCGGGGCAGTGGCCTTCCTGATGAGCTTCGAGAACTTCAATACCACGCTCTTCCTCGTGGGCTCCCAACCGACCCTGCCCATCAACCTCTACCTGCAGGTCCGCGACGGCTCCACACCGGTCATCAATTCCGTCTCGTTTTTGCTGATCGTGGGCACGTCGCTGCTGGCGCTGGGGAACCTGTACCTGGACAGGAAGGAGTAG
- a CDS encoding hybrid sensor histidine kinase/response regulator, with protein sequence MRTLILAFFLFCLIPCAWAQDEQKINILYLNSYHNGYEWSDSIFEGVRDTFRKSGKNIYLQIEYMDSKRFSGEKINEILLNYYTFKFRTMHFDLIVTSDNNAYEFMSRHGEELFPGVPIVFCGINDVEAGAVPMRDRMTGVLEEFDVPSNIATALKFHPGKKRLVVIGDQSLTGVAIANQVRAQLHLLPPEIEVEFLDEFSLDELVAKVRFAAADSIFFFIPFYKDVGEAVYSAQDLLEIVWEKTEAPLYGAWEFLLGHGLVGGKLISGYAHGQAAAEMGLRILDGESPARIPITVSPDEPPKFDYRVLMRLGINLKLLPEGSVLINEPSPFYSINRHQFWTIIISLVILSMVLVLLVINILERKQIEVRIKNQLSFLRTLMDTLPVPIWFTDRSGSIAGVNRAFENWFGVGWQQDRAFASHGPVLPDSRFAPMLDARMDSFEGQIQHGDGTLRSAVLHKAVYADAQGDNTGVVGVIYDISDRKKAEDDLRAAEEKYRTIFENSALGIFQTTPDGSWIVANPALARMLGYAGPEELMAENPNIATLYYQQSDRERVVDLYEQNRGGIEAEILFRRRDGAVITANLNARAVRGCDDGFCHFEGFIEDITDRKAAELALAASEAMLQLVLDTIPQLVHWKDKRLRIIGANRNFLAHVGQTELASILGKTYGEVLTDAAEIQRIAELDREVIEADEPHFRMRMETRNAVGEAMWLLVNKVPLHGPRGEVVGILSTAEDITQTISLEKQLLQSQKMEAIGTLAGGIAHDFNNILTSIMNSTELAMEDIPEGSIAWKDLERSLKAAVRGSGLIKQILTFSRPTQEGFVPTDLREVVSEAVALIRVSMPRNISVLSRVDDDLPLCLADPTQVHQIVMNLATNAFQALGAKGGTISISLGGLSLERDDPRCGGLVPGQYSLLRIEDDGPGIPEDIQDKIYDPFFTTKGKGEGTGLGLAVVHGIVRNHGGGIRLDSALGRTRFDILLPGMNDSCLLPGTCDSAVAMGSERLAFIEDDEDQLQLIPRVLAQLGYTVHPFHCASEAIEAVCGGLGLDLVITDFDMPGMNGFDVAAALKDCRPELPVIMVSGRKHAAEFAPQSGNIRLFVSKPYNKDILGRAIRDVLDKDA encoded by the coding sequence GTGCGCACCCTCATTCTCGCCTTCTTCCTGTTCTGCCTCATCCCCTGCGCCTGGGCGCAGGACGAGCAGAAGATCAACATCCTCTACCTCAACTCGTACCACAACGGATACGAGTGGTCGGACAGCATCTTCGAGGGCGTGCGCGACACCTTCCGCAAGAGCGGGAAGAACATCTATCTCCAGATCGAGTACATGGACTCCAAACGGTTTTCCGGGGAGAAGATCAATGAGATCCTGCTCAACTACTACACCTTCAAGTTTCGGACAATGCATTTCGATCTCATCGTCACCTCAGATAACAACGCCTACGAATTCATGTCCCGGCACGGTGAAGAGCTGTTCCCCGGCGTGCCTATCGTCTTCTGCGGCATCAACGACGTCGAGGCCGGCGCGGTGCCCATGCGCGACCGCATGACCGGCGTGCTGGAAGAGTTCGACGTGCCGTCCAACATCGCCACTGCGCTCAAGTTCCATCCGGGCAAGAAGCGCCTGGTGGTCATCGGCGACCAGAGCCTCACGGGCGTGGCCATCGCCAACCAGGTGCGGGCGCAGCTGCATCTGCTGCCGCCCGAGATCGAGGTGGAGTTCTTGGACGAATTCAGCCTGGACGAGCTGGTGGCCAAGGTGCGCTTCGCCGCCGCCGACAGCATTTTCTTCTTCATCCCCTTCTACAAGGACGTGGGCGAGGCCGTATACTCGGCCCAGGACCTCCTGGAGATCGTCTGGGAAAAGACCGAGGCTCCCCTCTACGGGGCCTGGGAATTCCTTCTCGGGCACGGGCTGGTGGGCGGCAAGCTCATCAGCGGCTACGCCCACGGCCAGGCCGCGGCCGAGATGGGCCTGCGCATCCTGGACGGCGAGTCGCCGGCCCGCATCCCCATCACCGTCAGTCCCGACGAGCCGCCGAAGTTCGACTACCGGGTGCTCATGCGCCTGGGGATCAACCTGAAGCTCCTGCCCGAGGGCAGCGTGCTGATCAACGAACCGTCGCCGTTCTACTCCATCAACCGGCACCAGTTCTGGACCATCATCATAAGCCTGGTCATCCTGTCCATGGTCCTGGTGCTTCTGGTCATCAACATCCTCGAGCGCAAGCAGATCGAGGTGCGCATCAAGAACCAGCTGTCCTTCCTGCGCACCCTCATGGACACGCTGCCCGTGCCCATCTGGTTTACGGACCGCAGCGGGAGCATCGCCGGTGTCAACCGGGCCTTCGAGAACTGGTTCGGAGTCGGCTGGCAGCAGGATCGCGCCTTCGCCTCGCATGGGCCGGTCCTGCCCGATTCCCGTTTCGCCCCCATGCTCGACGCGCGCATGGATTCCTTCGAGGGCCAGATCCAGCACGGCGACGGGACCTTGCGTTCGGCCGTGCTGCACAAGGCCGTCTACGCCGACGCCCAGGGCGACAACACGGGCGTCGTCGGCGTGATCTACGATATCTCCGACCGCAAGAAGGCCGAGGACGACCTGCGCGCGGCCGAGGAGAAGTACCGCACCATCTTCGAGAACTCGGCCTTGGGCATCTTCCAGACCACCCCCGACGGCTCGTGGATCGTGGCCAACCCGGCCCTGGCGCGGATGCTCGGCTATGCGGGCCCCGAGGAGCTCATGGCCGAGAACCCCAACATCGCGACCCTCTACTATCAGCAGAGCGACCGCGAGCGCGTGGTGGACCTCTACGAGCAGAACCGCGGCGGCATCGAGGCCGAAATCCTCTTCCGTCGGCGCGACGGGGCCGTCATCACGGCCAACCTCAACGCCCGGGCAGTGCGCGGCTGCGACGACGGCTTCTGCCATTTCGAAGGCTTCATCGAGGACATCACCGACCGCAAGGCCGCGGAGCTGGCCCTGGCCGCGTCCGAAGCCATGCTCCAGCTCGTCCTCGATACCATCCCCCAGCTCGTGCACTGGAAGGACAAGCGGCTGCGCATCATCGGCGCCAACCGCAACTTCCTGGCCCACGTGGGCCAGACGGAGCTGGCGTCCATCCTCGGCAAGACCTACGGCGAGGTCCTGACCGACGCCGCCGAGATCCAGCGCATCGCGGAGCTCGACCGGGAGGTCATCGAGGCCGACGAGCCGCATTTCCGCATGCGCATGGAGACCCGCAACGCCGTCGGCGAGGCCATGTGGCTGCTGGTCAACAAGGTCCCGCTGCATGGGCCGCGGGGCGAGGTGGTCGGCATCCTGAGCACGGCCGAGGACATCACCCAGACCATCAGCCTCGAAAAGCAGCTCCTGCAGTCCCAGAAGATGGAGGCCATCGGCACCCTGGCCGGAGGCATCGCCCACGATTTCAACAACATCCTGACCTCCATCATGAACTCGACCGAGCTGGCCATGGAGGACATCCCCGAGGGCAGCATCGCCTGGAAGGACCTGGAGCGCAGCCTCAAGGCGGCGGTGCGGGGCAGCGGCCTCATCAAGCAGATTCTGACCTTCAGCCGTCCGACCCAGGAGGGTTTCGTGCCCACGGACCTGCGCGAGGTGGTCAGCGAGGCCGTGGCCCTCATCCGCGTGTCCATGCCGCGCAACATCAGCGTGCTTTCCCGGGTCGATGACGACCTGCCGCTCTGCCTGGCCGACCCGACCCAGGTCCACCAGATCGTCATGAACCTGGCCACCAACGCCTTCCAGGCCCTGGGCGCGAAGGGCGGCACCATCTCCATCAGCCTCGGCGGGCTGTCCCTGGAGCGCGACGACCCCCGTTGCGGCGGCCTGGTGCCCGGCCAGTACAGCCTGTTGCGCATCGAGGACGACGGGCCGGGCATTCCCGAGGACATCCAGGACAAGATCTACGACCCGTTTTTCACCACCAAGGGCAAGGGCGAGGGGACGGGACTGGGCCTGGCCGTGGTTCACGGCATAGTGCGCAACCACGGCGGGGGGATCCGGCTCGACAGCGCTCTCGGGCGGACGCGTTTCGACATCCTGCTGCCCGGCATGAACGATTCCTGTCTCCTGCCGGGCACGTGCGACAGCGCCGTGGCCATGGGCAGCGAGCGCCTGGCCTTCATCGAGGACGACGAGGACCAGCTGCAGCTCATCCCGCGCGTGCTCGCGCAGCTCGGCTACACGGTGCACCCGTTCCACTGCGCGTCCGAGGCCATCGAGGCCGTCTGCGGCGGGCTTGGACTCGATCTGGTCATCACGGATTTCGACATGCCTGGCATGAACGGCTTCGACGTGGCCGCGGCCCTGAAGGACTGCCGCCCCGAGCTGCCGGTCATCATGGTCTCGGGCCGCAAGCACGCGGCCGAGTTCGCGCCGCAGTCGGGCAACATCAGGCTTTTCGTGAGCAAACCCTATAACAAGGACATCCTCGGGCGGGCCATCCGTGATGTTCTGGACAAGGACGCATGA
- a CDS encoding NAD(P)-dependent oxidoreductase, whose translation MSRIGWVGIGVMGRSMCGHLLAAGHEVRVFTRTKASASGVLEAGAVWCDRPGDVAEGSDFVFTIVGYPSDVRAVYLAEGGLVEKAAPGTVLVDMTTSEPALAVEIHGAAAARGVHALDAPVSGGDLGARNAALAIMVGGGQEPFDRTVPLFEKMGKNIRLMGGPGAGQHTKMSNQILIAGTMIGVVESLLYAVRAGLDVDAVIDVIGSGAAGSWSINNLGRRIAKDDFDPGFYIKHFVKDMGIALAEAKRMRISLPGLALVEQLYVAAMAQGLENMGTQALYTALKNMNAAR comes from the coding sequence ATGAGCAGAATCGGTTGGGTCGGAATAGGCGTCATGGGGCGGTCCATGTGCGGTCATCTGCTGGCCGCGGGCCACGAGGTCCGCGTTTTCACGCGCACGAAGGCGTCGGCCTCCGGCGTCCTCGAAGCCGGGGCCGTGTGGTGCGACCGGCCCGGGGACGTGGCCGAGGGTTCGGATTTCGTGTTCACCATCGTCGGCTACCCGTCCGACGTGCGCGCCGTGTACCTGGCCGAGGGCGGACTCGTGGAGAAGGCCGCGCCCGGGACCGTGCTGGTCGACATGACCACCTCGGAACCGGCCCTGGCCGTGGAGATCCACGGGGCCGCCGCGGCCCGCGGTGTACACGCCCTGGATGCGCCGGTGTCCGGCGGCGATCTCGGCGCCCGGAACGCCGCCCTGGCCATCATGGTCGGCGGCGGGCAGGAGCCCTTCGACAGGACCGTGCCCCTCTTCGAGAAGATGGGGAAGAACATCCGCCTCATGGGCGGGCCCGGCGCGGGGCAGCACACGAAGATGAGCAACCAGATCCTCATCGCCGGCACCATGATCGGCGTGGTCGAGTCGCTCCTCTACGCCGTGCGCGCGGGCCTCGACGTGGACGCGGTCATCGACGTCATCGGCAGCGGCGCGGCCGGGTCCTGGTCCATCAACAACCTGGGCCGGCGCATCGCCAAGGATGATTTCGACCCGGGCTTCTACATCAAGCATTTCGTCAAGGACATGGGCATCGCCCTAGCCGAGGCCAAACGCATGCGCATCAGCCTGCCGGGCCTGGCCCTGGTGGAGCAGCTCTACGTGGCGGCCATGGCCCAGGGGCTTGAGAACATGGGCACCCAGGCCCTTTACACCGCCCTGAAGAACATGAACGCCGCCAGGTAG
- a CDS encoding YqaA family protein, with the protein MEQLLLDYGLYGLFILAFLAASVFPVPSEPGFAAMILAGSDPVACVVAATLGNTLGAATTWAVGRWGSEAFLRRFLGLSEVNRERARRIFARFGPWSLLLAWAPVIGDPLCAVAGLFSLPMIRFFPPVLVGKFARYAALAYLLS; encoded by the coding sequence ATGGAACAGCTGCTTCTCGACTACGGCCTCTACGGGCTCTTCATCCTGGCCTTCCTGGCGGCCTCGGTCTTTCCGGTGCCCTCGGAACCGGGGTTCGCGGCCATGATCCTGGCCGGGTCGGACCCCGTGGCCTGCGTCGTCGCCGCCACCCTGGGCAACACACTGGGCGCCGCCACCACCTGGGCCGTAGGGCGGTGGGGGAGCGAGGCCTTCCTGCGGCGCTTCCTGGGCCTGTCCGAGGTCAACCGCGAGCGCGCGCGGCGCATCTTCGCCCGCTTCGGGCCCTGGAGCCTGCTGCTGGCCTGGGCCCCGGTCATCGGCGACCCGCTGTGCGCCGTGGCCGGCCTCTTCAGCCTGCCCATGATCCGCTTCTTCCCGCCCGTTCTGGTCGGCAAGTTCGCCCGCTACGCCGCCCTTGCCTATCTCCTTTCCTGA